One segment of Oceanotoga teriensis DNA contains the following:
- a CDS encoding metallophosphoesterase family protein → MIIAIGDIHGCKNELEKLFFEIKVKKPSLTIFLGDYVDRGPDVKGTIDSMLEYASENKSIFLLGNHDDMARSMLFNDKRYKRDIWRKQGAEQTLKSLAGFYDENISDYSKYVKYIDEKYLNFLKKLNTIYYIKNDYIFVHAGIRDFNKDIENQDEDYEINIIEDPKDIYHSYVWERNTFFSHKNKYKNYIIVHGHTPTVALDRWGFEITEEDYNKPFFRKNDNDELISIDVDTGAVYGYSLSAILIEEGKFETISIKV, encoded by the coding sequence ATGATAATTGCTATCGGAGATATTCATGGATGTAAAAATGAACTCGAGAAGCTTTTTTTTGAAATAAAAGTAAAAAAACCGTCTTTAACTATTTTTTTAGGAGATTATGTTGATAGAGGACCAGATGTAAAAGGTACTATTGATAGTATGTTGGAATATGCTTCGGAAAATAAAAGTATTTTTCTTCTTGGAAATCATGATGATATGGCAAGAAGTATGTTATTTAATGATAAAAGGTATAAAAGAGATATCTGGAGAAAACAAGGAGCTGAACAAACATTAAAATCTCTTGCAGGGTTTTATGATGAAAATATAAGTGATTATTCGAAGTATGTAAAATATATTGATGAAAAATATTTAAATTTTTTAAAAAAGTTAAATACGATTTATTATATAAAAAATGATTATATATTTGTACATGCAGGAATAAGAGATTTTAATAAAGATATAGAAAATCAAGATGAAGATTATGAAATAAATATTATAGAAGATCCCAAAGATATATATCATTCATATGTATGGGAAAGAAACACTTTTTTTTCACATAAAAATAAGTATAAAAATTATATCATAGTTCATGGTCATACACCAACTGTAGCATTAGATAGATGGGGGTTTGAAATAACAGAAGAAGATTATAACAAACCTTTTTTTAGAAAAAATGATAATGATGAACTTATATCTATAGATGTTGATACAGGAGCAGTTTATGGCTATTCATTATCTGCGATTCTTATAGAAGAAGGAAAATTTGAAACTATATCAATAAAAGTATAG
- a CDS encoding ROK family protein, with the protein MIKKNIGIDIGGTKMYMLAEHDGKYIEKKVPTGKEIKPEMLKKYIIDFIEDLPFGVEGIGMAIPGLVEDENKVNFSNVVPGLNGLKSEYFSYKGAKVKFINDVKAALVEEASYYPEDYTVSVFMAGTGIAVATKTNKEIVYGANSWAGEIGFAPIAVKDKVYKLDELSSGASILKKFDGNVEELIKKLENEDKEAEKIIREAGYYFGIGLAITINLFNPNIIVVGGSTSTYKNYFETALEVASENALKQAFESCEIKRPKDMKRIVALGARKYLEKD; encoded by the coding sequence ATGATTAAAAAAAATATAGGGATAGATATAGGTGGAACAAAGATGTACATGCTAGCTGAACATGATGGGAAATATATTGAAAAAAAAGTTCCTACTGGAAAAGAAATAAAGCCTGAAATGTTAAAAAAATATATAATAGATTTTATAGAAGATTTACCTTTTGGAGTAGAGGGAATTGGAATGGCTATTCCTGGATTAGTTGAAGATGAAAATAAAGTTAATTTTTCAAATGTAGTTCCAGGATTAAATGGGCTTAAATCAGAGTACTTTTCTTATAAAGGTGCAAAAGTTAAATTTATAAACGATGTTAAAGCGGCACTTGTTGAGGAAGCTTCTTATTATCCAGAAGATTATACTGTTAGTGTTTTTATGGCTGGAACTGGAATAGCAGTTGCAACAAAAACAAATAAAGAAATTGTATATGGTGCAAATAGCTGGGCTGGTGAAATTGGATTTGCACCAATTGCTGTAAAAGATAAAGTTTATAAATTAGATGAATTATCCAGTGGAGCATCAATATTAAAAAAATTTGATGGAAATGTGGAAGAATTGATAAAAAAATTAGAGAATGAAGATAAAGAGGCAGAAAAAATAATAAGGGAAGCTGGATATTATTTTGGTATAGGTCTTGCGATAACAATAAATTTATTCAATCCAAATATAATAGTTGTTGGAGGAAGTACATCTACATATAAAAACTACTTTGAAACAGCTTTAGAAGTTGCATCTGAAAATGCTTTAAAACAAGCTTTTGAAAGCTGTGAAATAAAAAGACCAAAAGATATGAAAAGAATAGTGGCTTTGGGTGCAAGGAAATATTTAGAAAAAGATTAA